One window from the genome of Rufibacter tibetensis encodes:
- a CDS encoding CHASE domain-containing protein yields the protein MIFSRLKDYYLALGSFMLVLGITIYAYYVSKANDQTEDAQEFKIKQVQIKATLERRMGYYLQILKGVNGLFAATDTVTREDFQSYLKSLNILESYPGVQGIGFTVMVTPEELPKLEERIRAEGYPNFKVHPAGQRTEYSAIIFLEPLSRQNLRAFGFDMFNDPTRREAMEAARDSNLPAMTAKVKLVQEGQKNVQPGLLIYLPVYYGGVDPGEGNRRSMLKGFVYAPFRAGDLFSKTIDSSHDDISISIYDGKEIKEEALLYRNAAKVEVSESSDSLLLATDMIRFAGRTWTIRYKATRAFAEASGIDQHDLILLGGCIISLLIFFVVWSLQRYLRSNQLTELITKNTTAGLFMLDDRGYCTFQNPSAERLLGYSLDELKRRPLYELVHKGQEPGNLAPELVSQKAFTFEDSFVCHDGNLIPVACSTRFVKQGGEVVGHILEVRDVTEEKKAQQALLESEARFRNMADSAPVMIWITDEKDNCTYVNRQWLKFTGSNLDENMGLGWLKFVHPDDTQTMTQAYKQALSEKSELKVEYRLRRRDGDYRGVVTMGIPRFNAEDEFLGYIGSSIDISDRIKMEQKLKQSADTLQRIFMQVPAIVGLVRTKDLRYTLVNSYLSSLYEGKAQVGVIATETFPESQREQFKNVIQHIVDTGEPFIGQEVPVSFDDSEEGQKNIRFFNIVYEPIKNSGGEVEFVLTFAVEVTEQVKSREQLSTINEQLNDKNQELIRINNDLDNFVYTASHDLRSPLANLEGLTTALLETVEGKEEGEEHMLLHMVVSSIAKLKGTIHDLTEITKVQKDLDSQAEVLSFAEVLAGVEEDIAGMIQEAGVQLNTSFQVKTLRYARKNLRSILYNLVSNAVKYRDPSRKPQVTLTTTRQDGFVVLTVQDNGLGIREDQQEKLFTMFRRFHSHVEGTGIGLYIVKRIIENNGGRIEVNSEPGRGTTFTVYFRENPLVPAPVDVASKEEIEETKG from the coding sequence ATGATATTTTCCCGCTTAAAAGATTATTACCTCGCTTTAGGTTCCTTCATGCTGGTGTTAGGCATCACCATCTATGCCTATTATGTGTCCAAGGCCAATGACCAGACAGAGGATGCGCAGGAGTTTAAAATCAAGCAGGTCCAGATCAAGGCTACCTTAGAGCGGCGGATGGGGTATTATCTCCAGATTCTGAAAGGTGTGAATGGTCTGTTTGCTGCCACAGACACTGTTACCCGTGAGGATTTTCAGAGTTATCTTAAATCTTTGAACATTCTGGAAAGTTACCCCGGGGTACAAGGCATCGGCTTCACGGTCATGGTTACGCCAGAAGAGCTGCCCAAACTGGAGGAACGCATACGGGCAGAAGGTTACCCTAACTTCAAGGTGCACCCGGCCGGGCAGAGGACGGAGTACTCCGCCATCATCTTTCTGGAACCCCTGAGTAGGCAGAACCTGCGGGCCTTTGGTTTTGACATGTTCAATGACCCAACCCGCCGTGAGGCCATGGAAGCGGCACGTGATTCCAATCTGCCGGCCATGACCGCGAAAGTGAAGCTGGTGCAGGAGGGGCAAAAGAACGTACAGCCAGGTCTTCTCATCTATTTGCCGGTGTACTATGGTGGTGTTGACCCTGGGGAAGGAAATCGCAGAAGCATGCTAAAAGGGTTTGTGTATGCCCCTTTCCGGGCGGGTGACCTGTTCTCCAAGACCATTGATAGCAGCCATGATGACATAAGTATCTCCATCTATGACGGCAAGGAAATAAAAGAAGAGGCGCTCCTGTACCGGAATGCCGCAAAAGTTGAAGTAAGCGAAAGCAGTGATAGCCTGCTGCTGGCTACTGATATGATACGCTTTGCCGGCCGCACCTGGACCATTCGCTACAAAGCCACCCGTGCTTTTGCGGAGGCCTCGGGCATTGACCAGCATGACCTGATTTTGCTGGGTGGGTGCATCATCTCCTTGCTGATCTTCTTCGTGGTGTGGTCTTTACAGCGCTACCTGCGGTCAAATCAGCTGACAGAACTTATCACCAAAAACACAACAGCTGGTTTATTCATGCTGGATGACCGGGGGTACTGTACGTTCCAGAACCCTTCCGCTGAACGGTTGCTGGGCTACTCCCTGGATGAACTCAAACGCCGGCCATTGTATGAACTGGTCCACAAAGGGCAGGAGCCGGGTAACCTGGCACCAGAGTTAGTCTCCCAGAAAGCGTTCACGTTTGAAGATTCCTTTGTCTGCCATGACGGCAACCTTATTCCGGTGGCCTGTTCTACCCGCTTTGTGAAACAAGGCGGCGAAGTAGTGGGGCACATTCTGGAAGTGCGGGATGTAACCGAGGAGAAGAAAGCCCAGCAGGCGCTTCTGGAAAGTGAGGCCCGTTTCCGGAACATGGCCGATAGCGCTCCGGTAATGATCTGGATTACCGACGAAAAAGATAACTGCACCTACGTGAACCGCCAGTGGCTTAAGTTCACAGGCTCTAACCTGGATGAAAACATGGGACTTGGTTGGCTCAAGTTTGTTCACCCAGATGATACCCAAACCATGACCCAGGCTTACAAGCAGGCACTATCTGAAAAGAGCGAGCTGAAAGTAGAGTATCGCCTGCGTCGCCGCGACGGTGATTACCGGGGGGTAGTCACCATGGGTATTCCAAGGTTCAATGCTGAAGACGAGTTCCTGGGCTACATTGGTTCCTCCATTGACATCAGTGACCGGATCAAGATGGAGCAGAAGTTGAAGCAAAGCGCCGACACGCTGCAACGCATCTTTATGCAGGTGCCAGCCATTGTAGGTCTGGTGCGCACCAAAGACCTGCGGTACACGCTTGTAAATTCGTACCTGAGCAGCCTGTATGAGGGGAAAGCCCAGGTGGGAGTGATTGCGACAGAAACTTTCCCTGAGTCACAGCGCGAGCAATTCAAGAACGTCATTCAGCACATTGTAGATACCGGAGAGCCTTTCATAGGCCAGGAAGTACCTGTGTCATTTGATGACTCTGAGGAAGGGCAAAAGAACATCCGGTTCTTCAACATTGTCTATGAACCCATCAAAAACAGCGGTGGTGAGGTGGAGTTTGTCCTGACCTTTGCCGTGGAAGTGACAGAGCAGGTGAAAAGCCGCGAACAGCTCTCTACCATAAATGAACAGCTAAACGACAAAAACCAGGAGCTTATCCGGATCAACAATGACCTGGATAACTTTGTGTACACGGCCTCGCATGATTTACGGTCCCCGCTAGCGAACCTGGAGGGACTTACCACTGCGTTGTTAGAGACGGTTGAAGGGAAAGAGGAAGGTGAGGAGCACATGTTGCTGCACATGGTAGTGTCTTCTATTGCTAAGTTGAAGGGCACCATCCATGACCTTACTGAAATCACCAAAGTGCAAAAAGACCTGGACTCCCAAGCCGAGGTGCTTTCGTTTGCCGAAGTGCTGGCCGGGGTAGAGGAAGACATTGCAGGCATGATTCAGGAGGCCGGGGTGCAACTGAATACTTCTTTCCAGGTGAAGACCCTGCGGTATGCCCGTAAGAACCTTCGCAGTATTCTTTACAACCTAGTGTCAAATGCCGTCAAGTACCGCGATCCTTCCCGTAAACCGCAAGTGACCTTGACAACAACCCGTCAGGATGGTTTTGTGGTACTAACGGTGCAGGACAATGGTCTAGGTATACGCGAAGACCAGCAGGAAAAGCTGTTCACCATGTTCCGGAGGTTCCACTCGCATGTAGAGGGCACTGGTATTGGCTTGTACATTGTGAAGCGAATCATCGAAAACAACGGCGGGCGCATAGAGGTCAACAGCGAACCTGGCCGAGGCACCACCTTCACCGTTTACTTCCGGGAAAATCCGCTTGTTCCGGCTCCTGTAGATGTTGCTTCTAAGGAAGAGATAGAAGAAACAAAAGGATAG